Within Magnetococcales bacterium, the genomic segment GATATGGGCCTTGGTGAGGGGCATGGGGGTTTGGACGTTGACGACAACGCGGCCCCTCTGCCCGTCCACATTCCGGCGAAAAGCGGCGACGATCTCCTCAAGGTGGGACATGCGCCGTTTCTTCACCAGCAAACCGAGAAAATTTCCGGTCAAGGGGGAGGGTGAGGCTTGTTGCAGATAGGTTTTTAATACATCTTGTTGATTTTTCAGGGCAGCGGTGGGGCTGGTCAGCAGCGCGGCCAAACTTGGGGTGGTTCTGTACACCTCCAGAAAGGCCGCCAGATCGTCGCCGACGGTATCCAGCAAATCCTGCTCCTTGGCCAATTCAGCCAGGGCTGCCGCATATCGCTTTGCCAATGTGCCTGATTGCACGTTTCGCTTCCTTATGTTTCGCTTCAAGGTCAAGCCATCTTGGCCGGATCACGATTCACTAACACACTTGACGACCGGTTTCAACGCCCCTTCCGTAAAAACGTTCAAAAGACGTAACCATTCACCACCCTTCCAAGGAAAGCTTGGACATGAAAGCCTTTGTCAGGGCTTCGCCCCGAACCCCGCCAGGGCTCTGCCCTGGACCCGCCAGGGAGCCAGCCCCCTGGACCCCGATTCGTGGCCGGGTGGTAAATGGTTACCAAAAGACCGGGATGGAGGTCCGAGGGGAACGGTTGCGCTGCGGGGGTGAATCAAACGGGTGTTTCGTTCTGTTCCGCCGCCTCCCGGTACAACTGATCCAGGAGGTCGAACAGTTCATCCTTGATGCCGTTGAACTGGTTCATGTTCTCTTCCGCCTTGGCCGCATGGCCCTCGCTGACCAGCCTGACGGTCTCCCGGGCCACCTCGTGGACTCGCAGGTGGACCGTTCCCACCTTTCCGAAGATGGGCAGGTGGCTCCACCGTTGTGTGCCATCGTGGTCGTACCACTTGCCAAAATCGCACTCATGGCCACTGGCCACCTGCTCCGGGCGCAATTGGGCCCGGCCTCTGATGACGTTTTCCAGTTTGCCGAGCCACTGGAGGTGAGCCCATTTGATCTTCTGCACATCAAACGGCTCGTCGCCGATGGTGATATCCTTGACCGAATCTTTCAGCTTGTGTCCGGGGATGGCGATGGAGTCGATCAACAGGGCCGTGTGGTGGATGGCTCCGTTGACCAGGATGGTATTCCTGAGAATTTCGTTGACCTTCTGGTTGGCGTTGATCGTCGAAGTGGCTGTTTCGGACG encodes:
- the atpH gene encoding ATP synthase F1 subunit delta, producing the protein MQSGTLAKRYAAALAELAKEQDLLDTVGDDLAAFLEVYRTTPSLAALLTSPTAALKNQQDVLKTYLQQASPSPLTGNFLGLLVKKRRMSHLEEIVAAFRRNVDGQRGRVVVNVQTPMPLTKAHIKRLETVMSEVTGRQATVEVEEKPELLGGLVVRIGSVMWDYSIRSRLHRLKAHMMG